A genomic window from Mesosutterella faecium includes:
- a CDS encoding alanyl-tRNA editing protein, whose amino-acid sequence MPTERLYYAPGCLEADCRVISCSPLEGGLFAIVLDRTPFHPKGGGQPADRGTLAGVPVEAVYEDGSGCIVHAAAGPLAEGSCVRARVDEAARTLHSRLHSAAHLFSAWLESRGWQAVKGDHFPGQSRVVFKPRDAGSPPPLPEAHEIEEFLEKTAEEKLPFRQSVDARGWRTVTWGSLPAYPCGGTHVADTSGIGTIRVTKIRFRKGELSVSYEAA is encoded by the coding sequence ATGCCCACCGAAAGGCTTTACTACGCGCCAGGCTGCCTTGAGGCGGACTGCCGCGTCATCTCCTGCTCCCCTCTTGAGGGAGGACTCTTTGCCATCGTGCTCGACCGCACGCCCTTCCACCCGAAGGGCGGGGGCCAGCCCGCGGACCGCGGCACGCTTGCGGGCGTGCCGGTCGAGGCGGTCTACGAGGACGGCTCGGGCTGCATCGTGCATGCCGCGGCGGGCCCCCTGGCCGAGGGCTCCTGCGTCCGCGCCCGGGTCGACGAGGCCGCGCGGACCCTGCACTCGAGGCTGCACTCCGCGGCCCACCTCTTCTCCGCCTGGCTTGAGTCGCGGGGCTGGCAGGCGGTGAAGGGCGACCACTTCCCCGGCCAGAGCCGCGTGGTGTTCAAGCCCCGGGACGCCGGCAGTCCCCCGCCCCTGCCCGAGGCGCACGAAATCGAAGAGTTCCTGGAAAAGACCGCCGAAGAGAAGCTGCCCTTCAGGCAGAGCGTCGACGCCCGGGGCTGGCGCACCGTCACCTGGGGGAGCCTCCCCGCCTATCCCTGCGGGGGCACGCACGTTGCAGACACCTCCGGGATCGGGACGATCCGGGTGACGAAAATCAGGTTCCGGAAGGGCGAGCTCTCCGTCTCTTACGAAGCCGCCTGA
- a CDS encoding NAD(P)H-dependent oxidoreductase yields MNVFIVDSGLAYGSSRGGLNHLLADTARETLEALGHKVQITRLQDPYEPEKERQKILWADAVIYQFPAWWMEPPAALKNYEDLVFGPGMITGDGRHRDNPEHNYGTGGLLTDKRYMISATWNAPRTAFTDPKEFFEGRGMDATFFGLHKANQFLGMKPLPSFACNDVVKNPKIDSDLARWKEHLTRVFGKA; encoded by the coding sequence ATGAATGTTTTCATCGTTGACAGCGGCCTGGCCTACGGCAGCTCCCGGGGCGGCCTCAACCACCTGCTTGCCGACACCGCGCGCGAGACGCTGGAAGCCCTGGGGCATAAGGTGCAGATCACCCGGCTGCAGGATCCGTACGAGCCCGAGAAGGAAAGGCAGAAGATCCTCTGGGCCGACGCCGTGATCTACCAGTTCCCGGCCTGGTGGATGGAGCCCCCGGCCGCCTTGAAGAACTACGAGGACCTGGTGTTCGGCCCCGGCATGATCACGGGCGACGGGCGTCACCGCGACAACCCCGAGCACAACTACGGCACCGGGGGGCTGCTCACCGACAAGCGCTACATGATTTCGGCCACCTGGAACGCGCCCCGCACGGCCTTTACGGACCCGAAGGAGTTTTTCGAGGGGCGCGGGATGGACGCGACCTTCTTCGGTCTGCACAAGGCGAACCAGTTCCTCGGCATGAAGCCGCTGCCTTCCTTTGCCTGCAACGACGTTGTGAAGAATCCGAAGATCGACTCCGACCTCGCGCGCTGGAAGGAGCACCTCACCCGCGTGTTCGGGAAGGCCTGA